CGTTGCTTGGTGGAGGGCTTCAGATCCTTCAGCACCGTCTGATACCCGGGGTTATAGGAGATGACCAGCAGGAAGTCCTCATGCGCCTCGATCTCCAGCCCGCGTTTTTCGAGCGGCAGGCGTCGCCTGTGATCGGTCAGGGGATGGATGATGACCGTGGAGTCGGTGCGCGCCTCGACGATCTCATCGAGATAACAGACGGCGCCGGCCTTGACGGCGCGGGTGAGCGGGCCGTCCTGCCAGACCGTCGATTCGCCGTCGAGCAGGAAACGGCCGACGAGGTCGGCGCTCGTCAGATCCTCGTGGCACGACACCGAGACCAGCGGGCGACCGAGGCGGTGGGTCATATGCTCCAGGAAGCGGGTCTTGCCGCAGCCGGTCGGACCCTTCAGCATGACCGGCAGGCGCCGCCGCCAGGCGGCCTCGAATATCGCGATCTCGCTGCCCTGAGGCTCATAGTAGGGGCCGTTTCCGGCCTCCGGGGCCTGCACGATATCGCGCTCCACGCCCCGCAATCGATCGATCAAGCCACGCATTCACATCCCTCGTCCATTAGGGGCTCATGATACATCCCCAGGCGATGAATGCCACCGCCCGGCGCGGGAGCCCGCCCCCGCCGGCGCCTCGGTTTCGCGACACGAAACCGTCCCCATGCTCGTCTCGCAAGGGCCACTGCGATGCCGGTGGCGGGGCAAGACACGCGACCGGGGCGCAAGGGTACTAGTCCGTCTTCAGGGCGGCGATGAGGTCTATGCGCGATGCGCGGATGCGGTCCCGTATCTGGTCCCCGGCAAGGCCCAGGGCCGCCCAGTCGCGGCCCGATACCGCGGCCGCCGCATCCCGCGCCGCGCGCAGCCATTGGGCCTGCGGATAGGGGCAATCCTCGAGACCCGAGCGGCCACGGGCATCGGCCTCGCAGGCCCCGAGGAACTCCAGGAAACGCCCCGGCCTCCGGAATCCGTCGACGGCCTCGATGAGGCGCAGGACGGTCACCGGCCGCAGGCGCATGGCGGTATGGACCTGAAGGTGGTAGCCGGCCACGGCGCGCGCCAGCGCGCGATGCTCCGCCGGGGCCTTGAGGCGCGCGCACACCTCGTCTACGAGGCCCAGGCCGCGCGCCTCATGACCCTTGTGCGAGGGCCATTCGGCGCGGGGGGTAAGCCCCTTGCCGAGGTCATGCAAGAGCACCGCGAACCGCGCGCGCGGCGTGAGCCCCAGGCGCACGGCCTGCCGGAGCGCCAGCAGGACATGCGCGCCGGTGTCCCCCTCGGGGTGGTGGGCGGGCGGCTGCGGGATACCGAACAGGCGGTCGATCTCCGGAAACTGCACCGCCAGTGCCCCGCAGGCGCGCAGCACCTCGACAAAGAGCCAGGGGTGCGGCTCCCCCAAGGCGCGGTCGAGCTCGGTGAATACGCGCTCCGGCACCAAGGCGGATGCCTCGCCGGATGCGACCATGGCGCGCATGAGCGTCATGGTCTCGGCGGCCACGGTGAAACCGAAGCGCGCCGCGAAGCGCGCCACCCGCAGGATGCGCACCGGGTCTTCGGCAAACGCCGGACTGACATGACGCAAGACCCCGGCGCGCAGGTCGGCATGGCCCCCGTAGGGATCGATCAACGCCCCGTCCTCGGCGCGCGCCATGGCGTTGATGGTGAGATCGCGGCGCCTCAAGTCCTCCTCGAGGGTCACCGTGGGATCGGCATGCACCGCGAAGCCGCGGTAGCCGGGGGCGGTCTTGCGCTCGGTGCGCGCGAGCGCATACTCGCAGTGGGTCTCGGGATGAAGGAACACCGGAAAGTCCATGCCCACGCGCCGGAAGCCGCGCGCCTCCATCTCTTGCGGCGTGCTGCCGACCACGACATAATCGCGATCGATGACCGGTCTCCCCAGGAGATCGTCGCGCACCGCACCGCCTACCAGATAGGTCTCCATATGTCCCGCGAGCATGTCGGCCAAGGCCGCCATTGTATCGACTTCGCGCTCGCCGTGCTTGTCGCGGGGGCCTTATCCGGGTGCGCGCTCCCCTATTACACGCAGGCCGTGGAGGGCGAGGTCGGCATCATGCGCGCCGAACGCCCCATCGCTCGGGTGCTCGCCGATCCGGGCGCTCCACCGGCGGTCAAGGAACGGCTGCGCTACGTTTTGAAGGTGCGGCGATTCGCGCGCACGCGCCTGGGGCTCGCGCTCCACGGCAATTATCGCGACTACGCCGACCTCCATCGCCCCTATGTGGTGTGGAACGTCTTCGCCGCCCCCCGTCTTAGCCTGGCACTGAAACGCTGGTGCTTCCCGTTCGCGGGCTGCGTGGCCTATCGCGGCTATTTCTCGCAAGCCGCGGCCCAGCGCTACGCACACGCCCTGGCGCGCAAAGGGTATGACGTCTTCGTGGGGGGCGTGCCGGCCTTTGCCACGCTCGGTTACCTGCACGACCCGGTTTTGAGCACCTTTCTCGGGTACCCGCGGACGACCATCGCGCACATCGTCTTCCACGAACTGGCGCACGACCTCATCTATGTACCGAACGCCACCACTTTTGATGAATCGTTCGCCGATGCCGTGGCCGCGGTCGGGGTCCACCGTTTCCTGGACTCCGAGGGGACTTTGGCCGAACGCGCGCTCTATCGGCGGCGGCGTGGCCGCCATGAGGCCGTGCTCGCGCTCATGAGCGCTTGCCGCGCGCGCCTTAAGCGGATCTACCGCGATCCGGCCTTGAGCCCGGCGCAGAAACTGAAGGCCAAGCGCGCCGCCTACCGTGCGCTGCACGCGGGCTTCCTCGCGCTCGTGCGCCGCTGGCATGGCAGTCACGGCTACCGCGCCTTCTTTCACGAACGCTTCAACAATGCCCTGCTGGGCGCCTACATGAGCTACGAGAGCCTGGTGCCGGCATTCCGCCGGCTGCTGGCCCTGGAGGACGGCGAACTTCCGGCCTTCTTTCGGGCGGTGCGCTGGTACGGGAGGCTCCCGGCGCCGTTCCGTGACCGCGAACTGCGCAGCCGCAAAGACCTAGTCGAGCGTCTGCCCGCCCTTCAGCACGCGCAAGCGCGCACCGGCCTCCAGGGATCCGCGGGGCGCCTTGTGGGCGCGCAGGGCCCGCGCCTGCCGCGCGTGGTCGAGCACCGGGCGCACAATCAGGCGTAGGCCCTTTAGGTACTTGCCGTTCATGGCATTGACCGCGAGTCGGGCCTGACCTTCGTCAGCGACCGCGACAAAGGCATACCCGCGGGCCTCGCGGTCCCCGCCGGGGGGCGCCAGGCGCACGAATACGATATGCCCGAGGCCCTCGAATATGAGCTCGAGATCGGCCTCGGTGACCGTCCGGGACAAATTCCCGATGTAAAGATTCATAGATCGCAAACCCCCTCGTAAGGCCGCACACCGTCGCCGCATCCATTAGACGTTAGCAGACGCTAGGAGCCGGCAACACGCCCCGTTCGTCCTTCCGTCCTCCGGGTGCCGCCGTGCGTCAGCAGGGTTCGGGGATGAGGTCCTTGAGCGCCTCGCGGAAGGGTCTGGGGGTCACACCGAGATCGGGCAGCCCGGGGACTTCGGCCGGGCATACCGATCCCGCGCGCAGGGTGCGCCACTGATCGATGGAAAACGGGCCCCCCGGCCAATGGCCGAGGACGCGCGCCAATAGAAGGCTCGTAGCGGACGAAAGCCTGCGCGGACGGGCACGGCCGGAACGCTGGGCAATGGCGGCCACGGCCTCCCAAAGCGTCATGACCTCGGGGCCGCAAAAGCCATAGTCGCGGCCGGCAGCGGCCGTGCGCGCCAAGATCGCAATGATCCCCGCGGCGACATCGTCGACATGCACGGGGGCCATGGGGCTGTCGGCGAGCGGTACCGGGAGTCCCAGCGGCGCCCAGCGCAGGAGCCGTTGGAAACGGCCCACGAAGTGGTCACCCGCCCCATAAATGACGCTCGGCCGCACGACAATGGCGGCCGGTGCCAGGGCCCGCAGCCGCTGCTCACCGCGCGCCTTGCTGCGCAGATAGCGGCTATCGGAGGCAGCATCGGCGCCCGCGGCGCTCACCTGCACGAGCCGTAGCCCGCAGCCGGCGCGGGCCACGCGCGCCGGCAGCTCCTCGTGCACCCGCACGAAATCCCCCGGGGCCCGTTCGTCCAGGATACCGACCAGATTGACGAGCGCCGCGGCGCCAGCCACGACTTGCCGCAGGAAGCGCTCGTCATGGACATCGCCTTCCCATAGCTCCAGGCGCGGAAGGACCAGCAGGTCGCGATGGCGATCGGGGCGACGCGTCACGAGTCGCAGCCGATAGCCGCGATGATGCATCTCGCGAACCAGCGCGCGACCCACGAAACCGCAGCCCCCGAGCAGAACGACGAGCGCGCCCGGCCTAACCCCCATTCGCGGCCAGCTCGACGGCCGGAGGGATAGGCTTCATGCGGGTCAGCAGCGCATCCTGGCGACCCTTTAGCAGGTAGTCATAGATCGCGGTAAACGCCAGGACATTCTTGACATAGCCTCGCGTCTGGCGATAGGGGATGGTCTCTATCCAGATATCGGCGGGAAGGGGTGCGCGCACCGGGAGCCAGGAAATGGCCGCGGTCGGCCCGGCGTTGTAGGCGGCGGTGGCCACCGGCTCCTCGCCGCGCGCGCGCAGCAGGACGTCCGCCAGGTAGCGCGTCCCCACGTCCACGTTGTTGGCGACGTCGATCAGGTCGCGATCGCCGGTGATCGGCAGATGGATCTCGCGGGCAGTGATGAATCCGGTCTGCGGCATGAGCTGCATGAGGCCGAGCGCGCCGACATCGGAGCGCGCATCGAAAATAAACGCGCTCTCCTGGCGGATGATGCCGTACACCCACGCCGCGTCGATCTTGTTGCGTCCGGCATCGGCCTCGATGAGGGAACGGTAGAGCAAGGGAAAACGGATGCCGAGCGCATGCTTGGCCTGGGTGCCGGCAAGCGTCAGGATCGCGCAATCGCGCCAGCCCCACTGCGAGGCGAGCAGGCCCGCGGCCTCGATCTGATCCTCGGAAAGCCCATGCAATGCCTGAAACCACTGCGCCCGCGCCTCGCGGTGCTGGTGCAAGCGGAAGAGCTCGTGGGCCATGCGAATGCCCGGCAGGCGATCGACGGCCCGCAAGAGCCCCACGGGCTCGGTCAGAGGGACATTCGGGATGTGATAGGGTCGTCCCAGCCGGTCGGCCGCGAGAAATCCGTAGTAGCCAAAGCGTCCCGCGAGCCTCGCGAATATCGCCTGGGCAGCCCGGGCATGGCCGCTCGCGGCCAGCGCCCGCGCCCGCCAATACCGCCACTCCTGTCGGTGTTGCATGGCAGGCGGCATGGCGTCAATGAACATCAGCACATCGCCCCACGCACGTTCGCGTAACGCGGCGCGCACCCGCCAGCGGACAAGCCGGCCATCATTCGTGCGCGGGACCGCGGCCGACAGCCACGGCAAGGCCTCGGGTAAGTGGTCTTTAGCGGCTATCAGTCCAAGTCCGCGCAGGACATAATTATTGTCTTCTCCGG
The DNA window shown above is from Acidiferrobacter sp. SPIII_3 and carries:
- a CDS encoding CbbQ/NirQ/NorQ/GpvN family protein — protein: MRGLIDRLRGVERDIVQAPEAGNGPYYEPQGSEIAIFEAAWRRRLPVMLKGPTGCGKTRFLEHMTHRLGRPLVSVSCHEDLTSADLVGRFLLDGESTVWQDGPLTRAVKAGAVCYLDEIVEARTDSTVIIHPLTDHRRRLPLEKRGLEIEAHEDFLLVISYNPGYQTVLKDLKPSTKQRFVAIDFRYPSAEVEARILQNEVEGLDAELATRLVAIAHKARALKDHGLDEASSTRSLVYAASLITAGLPPLEAGEAALINPLTDDVELAMALREIVKAHLAAA
- a CDS encoding aminopeptidase, which gives rise to MSREHVGQGRHCIDFALAVLVAGALSGCALPYYTQAVEGEVGIMRAERPIARVLADPGAPPAVKERLRYVLKVRRFARTRLGLALHGNYRDYADLHRPYVVWNVFAAPRLSLALKRWCFPFAGCVAYRGYFSQAAAQRYAHALARKGYDVFVGGVPAFATLGYLHDPVLSTFLGYPRTTIAHIVFHELAHDLIYVPNATTFDESFADAVAAVGVHRFLDSEGTLAERALYRRRRGRHEAVLALMSACRARLKRIYRDPALSPAQKLKAKRAAYRALHAGFLALVRRWHGSHGYRAFFHERFNNALLGAYMSYESLVPAFRRLLALEDGELPAFFRAVRWYGRLPAPFRDRELRSRKDLVERLPALQHAQARTGLQGSAGRLVGAQGPRLPRVVEHRAHNQA
- a CDS encoding multifunctional CCA addition/repair protein yields the protein METYLVGGAVRDDLLGRPVIDRDYVVVGSTPQEMEARGFRRVGMDFPVFLHPETHCEYALARTERKTAPGYRGFAVHADPTVTLEEDLRRRDLTINAMARAEDGALIDPYGGHADLRAGVLRHVSPAFAEDPVRILRVARFAARFGFTVAAETMTLMRAMVASGEASALVPERVFTELDRALGEPHPWLFVEVLRACGALAVQFPEIDRLFGIPQPPAHHPEGDTGAHVLLALRQAVRLGLTPRARFAVLLHDLGKGLTPRAEWPSHKGHEARGLGLVDEVCARLKAPAEHRALARAVAGYHLQVHTAMRLRPVTVLRLIEAVDGFRRPGRFLEFLGACEADARGRSGLEDCPYPQAQWLRAARDAAAAVSGRDWAALGLAGDQIRDRIRASRIDLIAALKTD
- a CDS encoding NAD-dependent epimerase/dehydratase family protein, with the protein product MGVRPGALVVLLGGCGFVGRALVREMHHRGYRLRLVTRRPDRHRDLLVLPRLELWEGDVHDERFLRQVVAGAAALVNLVGILDERAPGDFVRVHEELPARVARAGCGLRLVQVSAAGADAASDSRYLRSKARGEQRLRALAPAAIVVRPSVIYGAGDHFVGRFQRLLRWAPLGLPVPLADSPMAPVHVDDVAAGIIAILARTAAAGRDYGFCGPEVMTLWEAVAAIAQRSGRARPRRLSSATSLLLARVLGHWPGGPFSIDQWRTLRAGSVCPAEVPGLPDLGVTPRPFREALKDLIPEPC
- a CDS encoding transglycosylase SLT domain-containing protein; this translates as MRLAQTFVLALAFSSVAYANTPLALDRLRYRQALTALNEARYGTFRHLYHELDGYIARPYLRYHYLMDRMRHDRPRAVAAFLARYPKLPVTAKLRRAWLTFLAHRHEDKRFLAAYEPNLGSDVSLHCYDLAARARAGQDVASAVRALWLTGQSLPRSCQGLTAHWLRAGGASQSLLWARTKLAMHAGNVTLVKRLRPVLSPAHALWVHRWLVLTAHPARALAHIDYPLTLKRARHMVRAAVVALGWRSPTLAMSLWQQLRARQPLPGEDNNYVLRGLGLIAAKDHLPEALPWLSAAVPRTNDGRLVRWRVRAALRERAWGDVLMFIDAMPPAMQHRQEWRYWRARALAASGHARAAQAIFARLAGRFGYYGFLAADRLGRPYHIPNVPLTEPVGLLRAVDRLPGIRMAHELFRLHQHREARAQWFQALHGLSEDQIEAAGLLASQWGWRDCAILTLAGTQAKHALGIRFPLLYRSLIEADAGRNKIDAAWVYGIIRQESAFIFDARSDVGALGLMQLMPQTGFITAREIHLPITGDRDLIDVANNVDVGTRYLADVLLRARGEEPVATAAYNAGPTAAISWLPVRAPLPADIWIETIPYRQTRGYVKNVLAFTAIYDYLLKGRQDALLTRMKPIPPAVELAANGG